One Curtobacterium herbarum genomic window carries:
- a CDS encoding anthranilate synthase component II — protein MTKILVVDNYDSFVYTLNGYVQQLGADTDVVRNDAFPETEIADRIAEYDGVLLSPGPGTPADAGVSIATVRAAIAADKPLLGVCLGHQAIAEALGATVTHADELMHGKTSQVDHDDSVLFAGVPHPFTATRYHSLAIVDGTVPDELTTTARTAGGVIMGVEHRGAPVYGVQFHPESVLTEGGYRMVGNWLETAGLSGAAERADGLGPLITGH, from the coding sequence ATGACCAAGATCCTCGTCGTCGACAACTACGACAGCTTCGTGTACACCCTCAACGGCTACGTCCAGCAGCTCGGCGCGGACACCGACGTCGTCCGCAACGACGCCTTCCCGGAGACCGAGATCGCCGACCGGATCGCCGAGTACGACGGCGTGCTGCTGTCGCCCGGTCCGGGCACCCCGGCCGACGCCGGCGTCTCGATCGCGACCGTGCGTGCGGCCATCGCCGCGGACAAGCCCCTGCTGGGCGTCTGCCTGGGACACCAGGCGATCGCCGAAGCGCTCGGCGCCACGGTGACGCACGCCGACGAACTCATGCACGGCAAGACGTCACAGGTCGACCACGACGACAGCGTGCTCTTCGCCGGTGTCCCGCACCCCTTCACCGCGACGCGGTACCACTCGCTCGCGATCGTCGACGGCACGGTGCCCGACGAGCTGACGACCACGGCCCGGACCGCGGGCGGCGTCATCATGGGCGTCGAGCACCGCGGTGCACCGGTCTACGGCGTGCAGTTCCACCCGGAGTCCGTCCTGACCGAGGGTGGCTACCGGATGGTCGGCAACTGGCTCGAGACGGCAGGCCTCAGTGGCGCTGCCGAGCGGGCCGACGGACTCGGGCCGCTCATCACCGGTCACTGA
- a CDS encoding cell division protein CrgA — MAMDKDRTKPARTTRADSVDTAGDQPNPVWFKPVMFGFMLIGLAWVIVFYVSGGTLPVPSLNSWNILIGFGIMFVGFLMTTRWR; from the coding sequence ATGGCCATGGACAAGGACCGCACCAAGCCCGCCCGGACGACCCGAGCCGACTCGGTCGACACTGCGGGGGACCAGCCGAACCCCGTGTGGTTCAAGCCCGTCATGTTCGGCTTCATGCTGATCGGACTCGCATGGGTCATCGTCTTCTACGTCTCCGGCGGCACGCTCCCGGTTCCGTCGCTGAACTCGTGGAACATCCTGATCGGCTTCGGCATCATGTTCGTCGGCTTCCTCATGACCACCCGGTGGCGCTGA
- a CDS encoding rhomboid family intramembrane serine protease: protein MTDSTSASSNTCYRHPDRQSFVLCQRCGRTICPECQTPAAVGVHCPECVREQRAKFTENRRASGPSSLTVARRRFAMLDQKGTVVLIAVSVAIWLLDQVSGGFLSQWLAYNSALLPTQPWRIATVLFVHSGVFHILFNMWALFIFGRMLENMLGTWRFLALYFIAGISGSMLVTFLAPGTWVVGASGAIFGLFAAFFVLQRSLGNNAVQLLVIIGLNLVIGFLPGTNISWQAHVGGILAGFVTGFVFARTRNVRQRGLQVTLLALEAVVAIALCFVGYAVTTG from the coding sequence GTGACCGACTCCACCTCGGCTTCGTCCAACACCTGCTACCGGCACCCTGACCGGCAGAGCTTCGTGCTGTGCCAGCGCTGTGGGCGGACCATCTGCCCGGAGTGCCAGACGCCGGCAGCGGTCGGGGTGCACTGCCCCGAGTGTGTGCGCGAGCAGCGGGCGAAGTTCACCGAGAACCGTCGCGCCTCCGGCCCGAGCAGCCTGACGGTCGCCCGGCGCCGGTTCGCGATGCTCGACCAGAAGGGGACCGTCGTCCTCATCGCGGTGTCGGTGGCCATCTGGCTGCTCGACCAGGTGTCGGGTGGCTTCCTCAGCCAGTGGCTCGCGTACAACTCGGCGCTGCTGCCGACACAGCCGTGGCGCATCGCCACGGTGCTGTTCGTCCACTCGGGCGTCTTCCACATCCTGTTCAACATGTGGGCGCTGTTCATCTTCGGACGGATGCTCGAGAACATGCTCGGGACGTGGCGGTTCCTCGCGCTGTACTTCATCGCGGGGATCTCGGGGTCGATGCTCGTCACGTTCCTGGCACCGGGGACCTGGGTCGTCGGCGCCTCGGGAGCGATCTTCGGGTTGTTCGCGGCGTTCTTCGTCCTGCAGCGCAGTCTCGGCAACAACGCCGTGCAGCTGCTCGTCATCATCGGGCTCAACCTGGTGATCGGGTTCCTGCCCGGTACGAACATCTCGTGGCAGGCCCACGTGGGCGGCATCCTCGCCGGCTTCGTCACCGGGTTCGTGTTCGCCCGGACGCGCAACGTCCGGCAGCGTGGCCTGCAGGTCACCCTGCTCGCTCTGGAGGCTGTGGTCGCCATCGCGCTCTGCTTCGTCGGGTACGCGGTCACCACCGGCTGA
- a CDS encoding peptidylprolyl isomerase → MSLHTAVATIHTNKGDIRVNLFGNHAPKTVQNFVGLATGTQEWTHPGTGKVSTDKLYDGVVFHRIIKDFMIQGGDPLGQGIGGPGYRFDDEISPELTFQNPYIFAMANAGLQGGRGTNGSQFFITTVATPWLQGKHTIFGEVADDESRAVVDAIEAVPTDGRDKPVDDVVIQSIDVEDV, encoded by the coding sequence ATGTCTCTGCACACCGCTGTCGCAACGATCCACACCAACAAGGGCGACATCCGCGTCAACCTGTTCGGCAACCACGCACCGAAGACCGTCCAGAACTTCGTCGGTCTCGCGACCGGCACCCAGGAGTGGACGCACCCCGGCACCGGCAAGGTGTCGACCGACAAGCTCTACGACGGTGTCGTCTTCCACCGCATCATCAAGGACTTCATGATCCAGGGCGGCGACCCGCTCGGCCAGGGCATCGGCGGCCCGGGCTACCGCTTCGACGACGAGATCTCCCCGGAGCTCACGTTCCAGAACCCCTACATCTTCGCCATGGCGAACGCCGGCCTGCAGGGTGGCCGTGGCACCAACGGCTCGCAGTTCTTCATCACCACGGTGGCGACCCCCTGGCTGCAGGGCAAGCACACCATCTTCGGTGAGGTCGCCGACGACGAGTCGCGTGCCGTCGTCGACGCGATCGAGGCCGTCCCGACCGACGGTCGCGACAAGCCGGTCGACGACGTCGTGATCCAGAGCATCGACGTCGAGGACGTCTGA